CGACCTGAAAAGGCTTGTGCATTTCGGCGGGGCGGGCTTGGGCCGACCTTTTGGAGACCGCATCCCGCGCGGGCCTGACCTGCCTTAACCCGCAAAAGAAAAAACCCGCAGCGGTCTGGGCCGGGACGGGACGGAACAACCCGTTTGACATCACTATAGAAAAGGATTATAgtatatgtttcattttatgCATCTTTGTTCCTTCCCCTGCATACCCGAACTAACCAGTGTGTGTTGACAGTTGCATATATGGCATATTCGAATTCTTCTTTCGATTTCGGTCATTAACTAATCTGAAATATCCATTTTCGGTTCTTTGTCCcaatgattaaagtagttacaaagattttatattataagctttaaagaaatacatgtattatatagtttgctaatgttaacccatcttaccaacatattatattttatttttgaacataaatattttatacttgcgaaaataaaatatacaaagttataaaatttataaattaaatacaattttattatatttagctcaagataataattttcttttaatatgattgattatgattatataatatatataaaatattacaaaatgttttatttttcattttataaacgattactgaatttattaatgtataataatatttcaaactaatttcgaaattagtgaaaatatttaaatataatttcaaaaatgaagatcttgtaaaaatcttttaaaacagatttgttagaaatttaaaataaatagatttatattaaaaatgaaaagatatcaaaaaatattatgattaaagtattttaaagattctgtgtattattagtcttaataaaatacatttaataagatttctattttaatatataagaaattaaaaaaaaatcacacatgaaagaagtcatgacttctattttaatatataagataaatctAATCTTTGGCTAAACTAATAGATAACATGGCCATATTATTATAATGAGTAATTGGaccattttaaatttaaaagatacctatataggatatatatatatattgtattaccCAATTATATGAGATGTTATTTTTAATGAGATGTGAATAGGTTCAAACTTAAACGACAACTTTTCAAGCAGATAAAAAATAAgactctaaattaataaaatagatgtgttttaatagtatagataagtaaattagattatttaatattcttttaattACATTACTCTAGAATCTAATCTAAAATGGTAGTATTTAATTAACTCCACTAAACCATTCAAAAAATCACCAAAATGTTTCTAAAACTCACAATTTAAATCTTTTCCGATATgatgtcaaaaaataaaatcccAATAACAGTAGATAGCAGAATATTTTTATCGATGACAAATTTAATAACAGTGAACtttaaaaagtatttgaaattcatgtttgaataacatgtgattttttattttaatacaaatcaattATAACTCTCAATTGAATATATCCTTTTAGAGTGTTTTGTAAGAACTTTtagttaagaaaataaaaaatctaaatcttaTAGGGTTATCCCCTTAATATTAAAGTATGAGCATTCTTAGAGAGTAACCTTATGCTCATGTGTTATtaacaaatataccattttctATGCGGCAACACCATATTCATTCTCACATTCTCTAGGTAAAGTCATCTCCTTACTAGATTTATTACATATTTTGCCACTACTCATTAATTGGTGTTTAACATAATGTTTTAATCATACATAATGTTTTAATCATATTAATTGGTAATTAGCGATTTAAAACCAATTCGAAATAATAACTCTCGCCTTAACGATTTAAAACATGTTTGGGACAAGAACTAGGCGTTAACGTATGTTGTAATAATTTTGACGTTTAATTAAATGTTACTTTTGTGACATATCTAATAATCACAACATATTGCCGTCTACTCACGCATGAAACATGTATATCAAAACGGGTTATCTAAATTGGTTTTCATATCACATAGAAAATATTTGATCAAAACCGGTTATTTAAAAGGTACACGCATGAAAAGATCTGTGCAAAAATGTTTGAATGGAACTATGGGTCTGAAAAGGTTTATGATTATACTCGATATTAAAGCCAgtttaaaaaatgtttgaatGTAACTATGTGTCCGAAAAGGTTTATGATCATACTCGATATCAAAACCGGTTTAAAAACTTCATAAGGCAATCACGTCAATTATTGCCAATTCATGTAGACGTAAAAAAGAGAGtgattgatttaaaatttaattgtagCAACCAAATTTAATGATATGATCCTAGGTGATAACTGATTGATTTAAAGTCGGTTTACATATTTCCAAAATTGATATCACGTGACATGATGAATCACCTTGCGCAAGGTGAAATATTTTCATCATGAATTTactctttttaatttaaatctGCTTACATATTTTCAAAACGGATtgatttaaaactaaatatcgTTGACCAGATTAACTCTTTGTTTCCTATTATTCCATGTGATTTGACGAGCAAGGAATAAAGTAAGTTCTCAGAATTCCATATTAATTTAATGCATTAAGTATATTTTGAATGTAGAATTCATGTTCACCGTATTCGGTGAAACCCAACAAATCTATTATATTCTTgcaaaagaagatgaaaacaaTATATCAGCGTTGAAATCGGTTCACCTTAGTACACATCCAGatcaataagaaatataaataaggaagtcaaaatattattttttccaaTTAGCTTCAACGATTTTATTACCTTTTGATTGTACATAATAACTCTGAATTAGTGATTAACGTTATTGATTCGACGAGCAAGGAATAAGGTACGTTCTCAAAATTCCATATTAATtattgttacaaaaaataaaataaccggTTAGATATGCAAGTATACCCTAGACCCGTCCATTGCATCTATAAATACATGGCCTTATAGCTACATCTCCTTACCGCCGTCTCCTTCTCAAAACATCTTACCAAAACTTTCGAGCTCGCACACCACTCATGGTGGGCTTTAACTCCGTAGCCGATTTGAAACATTTTAAGACACCGAGGAGAGTGAGGTTTAGTATTGTTTGATTGTGGAAGCAATACTCAGTTGCTGCTGGCCTAACCATTGAAATGGTTCTCATTGATTCTAATgtcattattattgtttttactAAGCTGATACTTTGTTATGTCTCTTTATAGGATTGCAAACCAAGAGTTTTGAAGACACTTTTCAGTTGTGGTTttatccgttttttttttaattttgtttctttataatttgctttttagtatattattattctattatctatgttttcttttttatatatatatattcataatttatattatgaaaaaaaattgcttgtgttttattttatcataaactcatattaaatatatatatatatatatatatatatatatatatatatatataagtcttTATTTactctcacatttttttttaaaattcaaatatatttaaattacaccaataaataaaacaatataattttaaaattataatctcttTTGATCAATAACCGGATTATCACTTAGTAGAGTGATTAAAACAGTGTAACTTTCCTAATTCACCCAAAACCATCTATAATTCATTGAAAATCGAATCAGTTAAAATCATCTCAATTGAATACACCTACCAGAAACAAATTGTGAGAGTTTTGGTTTAGGAACTCGACACAAAAGTTACTTTCAAATGATTTTACACAGGCCCATTATAAAGCCCGTTTCCTCGACCAGTTTTGCCATTATTTACTAGAAAACATAAGATAACATAACAACTAATAAAAAGAAGTGTCATTAGGACATATACAGATTCTACACGAAAGATTTGCGGCAGTTACTTCAATAAAATAGACAGATACTTTTGCAGTCGTACTATTATTTTCCCAAAAGTAATAACTACGTCTTCTTCCCGATTACCAAAAAGAGCTTAAAGATTCGCGACGAAGCAACACAACAAACCGTATATCTATCGCCCTCTTGTTCTGTAAGGATACGATCTTCGCTTTTCTTTAAACTCTCGATCAGCTCTGTTTCTTCACCGATTTATCCCCTTCTCTGCTCTAGGGTTTGCTTCAATGAATCTTGAATTTGGATCTTGTTTCAGTTTTACTGGAATCAGAAAAGTTTAATGAGTCTTAGTGTCAGTGATGATGCTTTGATTTTCAAGattctttgttttcaggttgaACAAGAAGAACCAAAGTACTTCCCACTGATAATTGGAGTGTTcttgaaagaagaagaagacgatgcaGAGGGTTAGGGTTTCATCCCAAAGAGCAGCTGTGCACAAGCTTGGCGATTCTCAGATGACACTATCTCCCAAATTCAGAGTAGCTGCCTCGGTTCAATCACCACTGTTCGATAGATCATCGGAACAAGAACTGTCTCTTACCGGAGAACCGTTGATTCCCGGTTTACCAGACGATGTCGCTCTTAACTGCCTCTTACGGGTCCCAGTCGAAAGCCACGTCTCGAGTAGATCCGTCTGCAAGAGATGGCACTTCTTGTTCTGTGCTAAAGAGACGTTTTTCGCCAGGCGCAAGGAGTTCGGTTTTAAAGaaccgtggctgttcgtggtcGGGTTCAGTAGATGCACAGGGAAGATCCAGTGGAAGGTTTTGGATTTGAGGAATCTCACTTGGCACGAGATCCCTGCGATGCCTTGTAGAGACAAAGTGTGTCCTCACGGGTTTAGATCGGTCTCAATGCCGAGTGAAGGCACTATGTTTGTCTGCGGAGGAATGGTTTCTGATTCTGATTGTCCTCTCGACTTGGTGTTGAAGTACGACATGGTAAGGAACCACTGGACAGTCACTAACAAGATGATAACGGCTAGATCGTTCTTTGGTAGTGGTGTGATAGACGGGAAGATATACGCAGCTGGTGGAAACTCTGCGGATATGTTCGAGCTCGACACTGCAGAGGTTTTGAACCCTTTGGATGGGAAGTGGCGGTCTGTTTCCAACATGGTTACACAGATGGCGTCTTACGACGCAGCGGTTTTAAACGGGAGGCTTTTGGTGACGGAAGGATGGTTATGGCCCTTCTTTGTATCCCCTAGAGGTCAGGTTTACGACCCGAGGACGGATCAGTGGGAGACAATGGCTATGGGGTTGAGAGAAGGATGGACGGGGACGAGTGTGGTGATTTATGATCGGTTGTTTATAGTGTCGGAGTTGGagaggatgaagatgaaggtttATGATTCGGTTACGGATTCATGGGAAACGGTTAATGGACCGGAGTTGCCTGAGAAGATTTGTAGACCGTTTGCGGTTAACTGTTATGGGAACAGAGTGTATGTGGTTGGTCGGAACCTTCATCTTGCGGTTGGGAGTATTTGGAGGTCGGAGAGTAAGTTTGGTGTGAGGTGGGAAGTAGTTGAGTCGCCGGAGCGTTATGGGGATTTAACTCCGTCCAATTCTCAGATTCTCTTTGCTTAAAGGAGGTGGATGATGAATCTGTTTGGTTTGTGAACCATATATGTGTTTGTAAAAGTTAAATTGTATCAGTGTCATGGTTATGTTTGTGCTCTTGTATTATATCCATAAGTGTGTATAATCTGTGtatgttataacttataagtgTTAGATAATACTTATGTTTCGaacatgtaaaattttaaactcagttttagtttgaaaataaaCATCATTTTAAGATTTAATTCGAAATTGGATATGCAAACAACTAATTTTTCTCTAccttaatttatataaaaatttgtacAAATATAATCTACTCTGTTAGTTTGCTATCAGAGTTAGAGGGATAGAGTTGGGGCGCAAAGAAGCAGTTAGACAATACTGAAATCTTCGatatatgagaaaaaaaaaaaaaaaaaaaaaaagatatatgagAAAATGGTAAACCTATATTCAAGTTGACATTTCCACCTATGtgtttactagattttgatcagCGCTTCGAAAGCGCAGATTTTGTTTGATAAACAAAGTTTGATATGAATTaatattctataatttttatattattatgttataaagtCGTATTATAtcgaataaaaaaatttgttaatagttataaaatttatgaattagTTTATGTGAGATTTTGTATGTACACTTTTATGAACTTTCTCTTAGGCATAGGTATTTTTCTCAGATCCAAAAAGCTGAACCGAAACCAACACGGAAATAAATGATCGGGTCCAAAATCGAGTAAACTACACATTGGCATTTTTTGGATCCGCAGATCTTTGTTCGAGTCGGGTATCCAAAGTACTtgaatattttgtgtatattatgtatatttgggtatttcagattcttttaagtattatagaaatttttaagttttagattcggatttcggttatagtttcgggtttgggtaaaatttcaaattatatttcGGGGATTCGAATAAAACTTTGGATATTTTTGGTTCTTCagataaaattttggtttttgggtatttgaatattttcagatatttgtttagattttcGTGTTTTGACTTTTTCAGGATTTCAAGTACATTAAGTATTTTCGGGTCCTAATTACCTAACTGATCCGAACCTATTTTGTACcaaaattacatatattttatagatatttgaATTATAGACTCGAAACAAACCGGATCCAAAAGAACATATACAAACCCAATATAGACCTACATTATTGCATAACAACCATAATGTTAagtgataaaatattttacaaaatctaattttttgttatatttaaatattattttatttttattagtattaatctattataaaatttatctattttcttttaatttagatttgaagttaattttataataatatttatttattcatttatttatttatagccGAAGTCCTAGTTTGGtataaaattattcaaataGTTTTGAGAAGAAGCTATGGTGTTCGTTGgttgaatttttaattttgagatttgaagactatgtttttcttttgtaactcGATTTGAAGAATATGTTCTAGGTTGTTTATTGCTGTTTCTTAATGATGTAGGTCGAAGAAGAAAAACCAAAAGTTATAGAGCTTTTTGGGTGGGGATAGAAGTCATTGCTATCATATATAGAAATGGTATTTATTTGATGTGTAATACTATTAAGCTagattaagacccgcgccttgcgcggaatgaacattatatatataaattattttatatattatatgtttataacatattataaa
The nucleotide sequence above comes from Brassica napus cultivar Da-Ae chromosome A9, Da-Ae, whole genome shotgun sequence. Encoded proteins:
- the LOC106367365 gene encoding F-box/kelch-repeat protein At1g30090, whose translation is MQRVRVSSQRAAVHKLGDSQMTLSPKFRVAASVQSPLFDRSSEQELSLTGEPLIPGLPDDVALNCLLRVPVESHVSSRSVCKRWHFLFCAKETFFARRKEFGFKEPWLFVVGFSRCTGKIQWKVLDLRNLTWHEIPAMPCRDKVCPHGFRSVSMPSEGTMFVCGGMVSDSDCPLDLVLKYDMVRNHWTVTNKMITARSFFGSGVIDGKIYAAGGNSADMFELDTAEVLNPLDGKWRSVSNMVTQMASYDAAVLNGRLLVTEGWLWPFFVSPRGQVYDPRTDQWETMAMGLREGWTGTSVVIYDRLFIVSELERMKMKVYDSVTDSWETVNGPELPEKICRPFAVNCYGNRVYVVGRNLHLAVGSIWRSESKFGVRWEVVESPERYGDLTPSNSQILFA